In the genome of Podarcis raffonei isolate rPodRaf1 chromosome 17, rPodRaf1.pri, whole genome shotgun sequence, one region contains:
- the PLA1A gene encoding phospholipase A1 member A isoform X3, whose translation MVTDPRRCPALTIMVRLLFIFVGAGSENITRSQACTDFQSASLLRGSSLKVQFLLFSSSNPSCGQLLSTREDLQNSSFNATLGTKVIIHGFRVLGTKPSWIDGLIKALLQATQANVIAVDWVHGSTAAYYAAVENVMKLALEIANFIRKLLDLGVPEKSIHLIGVSLGAHAGGLVGHFFEGRLGRITGLDPAGPKYTKASREERLDPGDAVFVEAIHTDADNFGIRIPVGHIDYYVNGGRDQPGCPRFISSGYNYLICDHMRSVHFYISALTDPCPMMAFPCTSYKDFLTGHCLDCFNPFPLSCPTIGLLDNGGVHVGKLSTEVKVYLTTAASAPYCVYHSLVEFRLQTRRTSDTNIEIAFLSSNSSFSTSITMRLVI comes from the exons ATGGTTACTGACCCAAGGAGATGTCCTGCCTTAACGATCATGGTACGACtgcttttcatctttgttggtgCAG GGTCTGAAAATATTACAAGAAGCCAAGCATGCACCGATTTCCAGTCTGCAAGCTTATTGCGCGGCAGCAGTCTCAAAGTTCAGTTTCTCCTGTTCTCCTCTTCCAACCCCAGCTGTGGACAGCTGCTCTCCACACGGGAGGACCTGCAGAACTCCAGTTTCAATGCCACCTTGGGAACCAAAGTAATAATCCATGGTTTCAg GGTCCTGGGGACAAAGCCCTCCTGGATAGACGGGCTGATTAAGGCCTTGCTGCAGGCCACCCAAGCCAACGTGATTGCTGTCGACTGGGTCCACGGCAGCACAGCAGCCTATTATGCCGCAGTGGAAAATGTGATGAAGTTGGCACTAGAAATAGCCAATTTTATTCGCAAGTTGCTG GACTTGGGAGTGCCTGAGAAATCCATCCACCTTATTGGGGTGAGCCTTGGAGCCCATGCCGGGGGTTTGGTAGGCCATTTCTTTGAAGGCCGACTGGGAAGGATTACTG GTCTGGATCCTGCAGGGCCCAAGTATACCAAGGCCAGCCGCGAAGAGCGCCTAGATCCGGGAGATGctgtctttgtggaagccattCACACGGATGCAGACA ATTTTGGTATCCGGATACCTGTTGGCCACATTGATTACTATGTCAATGGTGGCAGAGATCAGCCTGGATGTCCCCGTTTTATATCATCTG GCTATAACTACCTGATCTGCGACCATATGAGATCGGTGCATTTCTACATCAGCGCCTTGACTGACCCCTGCCCCATGATGGCTTTCCCTTGCACGAGTTACAAGGATTTCTTAACTGGCCACTGCTTGGACtgttttaaccctttccccctctcctgcccAACAATAG GACTGCTAGACAATGGAGGAGTCCATGTGGGGAAACTATCGACAGAGGTAAAGGTTTACCTGACCACAGCTGCATCAGCACCATACTGTG TGTATCATAGCCTGGTAGAATTTCGCCTGCAGACGAGGAGGACTTCGGACACCAACATTGAGATCGCCTTTCTCAGCAGCAACTCCTCATTCAGCACCAGCATCACCAT GAGGCTTGTCATCTGa